In Numida meleagris isolate 19003 breed g44 Domestic line chromosome 19, NumMel1.0, whole genome shotgun sequence, the sequence cttactaaGCATGAATCTGAGATTCTTCCATTTCCTAATATGGAGaagaattttattcttcctgatGAACTGATTCAAGAAGTGAGAGAAGGTAAGATGTGAtatcagtgttttattttttgttgctctAGTCTCATCACAGAACGAGTAGCTTAACAGAACTCCCGGAAGAGAACATAACAGTGTACCCTTTTACCATAAATACATAGCTGTTCTTTCAGACTGGTGTATTAGGTGTATtgatgaaaatgaagagaacagGTACATCTCTTGAATCTGCTGGCTGAAGGAAGTTATCAGGGAAAGGATCAAAGGTGTTGTTTGTATTCCCCATCTATTGGCCTCTTTGATTCTCCACTGTAGAAAATAAGCTAGTGGGCAGGACAGACTGAGTTCCACTCAGTATTCCTCATATTCTTAAATATAATATAGGTGAATGCTAATATGGCACAAATAGGTTCTGTTTATACCTTGTAGATTCAGCTTCTGGGGGTTGACAAAAAATCCACATGCTTCTCTGATACCTGTTTGTAGAATGAAAAACAAGGtgtgtttctctgcagagcagttAGTCGTTTATTGTGagtgtttgcattttgttgAGACTTCTGCGGGATTAAGTTGGACCTTCCTTGTTGCTGAATTTGATCATCACTTCTACATGGTTCATCTTGTAGCAAGATCTTTTTCAAGAAGAAGCTATGGGGCAGACTATGGAGTATAACAGCATTCCTCTATATACTTAGTATATAATATTTCTATGACTATATGTTGAATATGATTGATTAAGGCCATTGAATAGCATTTCAGCTAACGTTTCAAAGTGTACACTAGAAATATACTTTTACTGTATAGCTGCAGCTTCAGTGGTAGAAGAAACTTCCATTTGACTTGGACTTGTACCAAATGCCTGTTGGCTGGTATAAccattgcatttttattgttagGATATGCTTATTTTTAGTGTGGTTTATGTGTTTTAATTCTGAGAGCATTACTTTTTCGTTATGTCTAATGTCTGTGAACACTGCACGTATACTGAGGCTGCTAATGGAGAAAACTTCCGTATGGTTCTTCGAAACCATCTAACCATGGCTTAATGACCATTCCTGTAGGAAAGGTGATGATTGAAGAAGAagtgaaagaggaaataaaagaagagatgGAAACACACGCAGGTCCAGAAGAAGGTAAATTTGTAACTCTCTACTGTGTAATGAGACTAAAAAACAACTGTAATTCcaaaaaattaatgttaaaatgtCAATATCTTATATGGTGTATTTTGTGATTTCTGGTCAGACTGAGCATATGCTTATTGTAAAGAACTAGAGTAACTTAAGAATGCACAGAATAAGCAGTTACCCATATCTGATTCTTGAGAGATTTCTCCCTTGCTCCTAATTCATGTGTGCAGTTATGTAGCTTTGTTGTTTtagggtgtttgttttttttaatgacaaactAAGGCCTATAAATCAAAAATACAGGTGCTTAAATGGGAAGGAGAGCAGAGTGGGGGTTGGGTTttgtctgtgtttgtttgttttactttattttgccTCTTTAAATGAGTAAAAATCTGACTTTTTTAATATTGTGCTATAGAACAAAGTTAGCCACAAACAGTAGAGATCCAGCTATTTACCTTAACAGACCAAGCCAACTGTTAACTGTATAATTCCATAATATTGCAGAGTAAGTGTTTTAAGGATGAGTGTAATAAAAgatctaaaaatgtattttaaaaatatattaaatttcaCATTTTGGGTGTTCAGTTTTAAAACCTATCTATAATACCAAATGTAATGACCTCTGCTGATTATAAATTTCATAGATTGGTCCTATAGAAGTATTCCCATTAAGTATTTTGAGTGCTGCTTGTTTCCACTCAATGAATGTCATTTCTATCCTGTCAATATGCATGCCAGTCtttgaaatcaaataaaaaaaagaaagccatgcctttttaaaaagtgaaaataatacCTAAAGGATCTTTAAAGATgctgagaaattatttatttgaaaagcttCGTGTAATATAAAGAGATTTTATATCAGTTCTTGTTTGCCTATGTGCATGAGTCTGATCCGGAATCATTACTTTGATCCTATTTCAGTTTTTGCACCCTCTGGAAGTTTAGGAAAAACAACTGAGAAGCCaagcagcaaggagaaggagaagactTCGTCAGATTCTGGGTCCAAGGAGGGATCTGATAAGAGGAAGCGGAACAGAGTCACTGAAAAAGTCTTAAATGCAAACAGCAACCCATCCAGCCCGAGCGCTGCGAAACGACGCAGAACATAAAGCTGTGAACGACAGGAGTAACTGTGGAACGTGAGGAGGGAATAGTACATAGTAAGATAGTCATTACATGAACTTTTTTCAGAGAGGAGATGATACCTGAGCCAGGCACTTGAAGAAGCTGCAGATTGCCTTTATGCGTGCAGGACTTTGCGCCTGTTGTTCCTGACGTGTTTGTGCCGTGGCACCAAGTAGCTGGATGGTGGCAACCTGCTCAGGGCGCTCGGGGAGAaagctggcagcacagagggTGCATGCTTATGAAACAGCTGCAGGGTTTGCCTTTCCAAGCAGCACACACCACGTTGGAATAGCTCCTGAAACAAGTGCTCGGTGAAACGCAGAGCCTGAGTTCTGGAAAAATAGAGGTTGTATCTATAACATTTGAATTGGTTGGTTTTGCCTGTGCTTTGTTACTGTCTTTTGAACCCCTTCTGTGGGTAATGTTGTTGAGCCTCTTATCCAAACAGCATTTGTATCAAATGTCTGAATCTGTTGGTTCAGTAAAACcaaaattcttttaaatacagctgAGGTGTTCTTTCGTGCTGTTTGCTGGAGGAAAGTCTACTTCTTTTACCTTCAGTGGTGTAACTTTTTTTCAATCTTGCTAAGCTTACATACCAtaactgaagtgaaaatgaCAATGCCTGTAGGGAGGGGGATTATTAATAGGTgtccaaaataaaatatccacTGGTGTCACATGGCTTGGAAAGAGATCAGCTGAGCTATGCCTAAACTTGGAGATGCTGCTTCATCCCTTTGTACTACAGGGGTATGTAACAACAGGTTTTGTActtcactatttattttaagcagttttaTTCGATGTGAAATTGGCATTGCAAAGCACTGTTCCTGTtctataatttaaaattttactggCATTGTAATGTTTATCTTTTATATACTAGGATACTAAGGTTTGATAGAAATTACTATTTTTGAGTTGTGAAAAGATGGACTGCAGTCAACCAACATGAGAAGTGGTGATTGCAGTAGGCTGAAACGTTGCTGAATTTGCCTCACCGTTATTGACCAGCAGTTAATAAAATTACTTTATCAGTATTGCCTTTGAGGTGAGGAACCAAGTATCTCTTACCTTCTTTTTTACCCCACGTATGTGGGGGTTCACGTGCACTCCCGCTGCTGCGGCAGGGCTGTTCTTGCCGTGCCGAGGGCACTTCAACCCCCGAGTCTTACTGATGGAAGGAGGTGGACTCGCTGAGGGCGGTGACCCGCGGGATGGCGGCGGGCCGGGCGGGCGGGCGCTAGGACCGCGCGGAGCCGGGCGCTGCCCAATGGGGAGCCGCGCCGCAGGAAGGGGGCGGGGCGTGCCGggcttcctcctcctccggcCGGACCCACGTGCTCCGGCTTTGTGCGGGCCGGCCCGGCGCTCCTTTCgctttccttttcccctgcCCGGCTCCCCATGGCGGCCTGGTTCAGTTTCAGGGCGGAGGAAGACGAGGAGGGGGACGAGGCGTGCTTCTGGAGGTACGACTCCACCTGGGAGGAAGACGACGATGacggggaagaggaggaggaggtggaggatgGCGAGTATGGTGATGCAGGCCAGCCCGAGGGAGCGGAGGCGGCCGCCGAGGAGGAGCCGGAGGATGCGGAGAATTCGGTGCTGAGCTCGCCCCAGGAATCCCGGCAGGCCCAGGTGGGTGCCGGCAGGCCCAGCGGGCTCCAGCGGGGGCTCCTCAGCCCGCTCGTTCCCGGGCGGGAGGCACCGCGGCCGGGTGGAGCGGCACGGGGCGGCGGAGCCCTGCGTGCACCTGCCCCGAGCGCCTCCTCCGGCTCCGGCCCCCGGCTCCTCGCCGCTTCTCCCCTTGTCCGTGCATCTTCCTGGCCCAGCTGCTTTCCGTACTGCCTGTGTTTTTGGGCCTCTTTTCCCTCCTATCCTGATTTGCGACCAGGAACTGGAGCAGCTTAAAACACTTAGAGTAAGTCAGAAGGTTTCTATGTCCTGGCAGCGATTGTTAGCACATAATTCTGTCCTCGTCTCGATGAAGCCAGTCGTCTGACCTCAAAGAGAAGAGGCGGTCTGAGGCCCATTTAGAAACGATATCTTTGCAACTCAGATAGCGATGGCGCGGGGGTGCTGGAGCTTTATAGCTGCCCAACTTTCGGTAggctgccatgagcagggttcTCACGTTTCCTTTGCCACTGCACCCTGTGATGTGGCTGCTTTACCCCATACATAACGTGTTGTCTTCTGTGTGGTGCCAGCGTGTTTACTCCTTTTCTTTCGGACGCTGCTTTGACACAATAACATGGTGTCTTCATCAGATCCTTGCTTTTTGTTGGTGTCCTCATCTTTCTGCAGTGTCCTTCCTCTTTCATGCCATCGAGAACCATCAAACCTCTTCACTTACAAAAATGAGCTGTaagtttttgtttcctttagcCTTTTTCTTTGTTCCGATGGCGGATATTATATAGCAACTCTGAAAAGATCCCTTGGTGTTCTCAGAACTGCAGTTATATTCTGCAAAATATGAACACTTGTCTCCATTGTCTTATACTGAATCAACTTTATGTTATGAGGAACCTGTCCTATCTGAAGCTCCTGTCTTTAGCATCGGTGTTCTTGTTGGACAATGAGCGTCAGTAATTTCTTCTAGAACGctgctttgcaaatgcaaaactgtCTCTTTTTCAGCCCTTTATGGATCAGCTGAAATACTGTTGTCCGTTAACTCCTCCCCTTttggagaaatgaaaactgatctTTTGCTTCTGGTTTCATTTCAAGGATGTATCCATATCCTCAAGGTGGAAACAAGCAGATAAAGCTTTCTAATTAGTATACCTTTAAGtatactttacttttttttttactatactTTTAATTTAGTATACCTGtctgcagggaagctgcagtATGTAGTAGTATGTAGTATGTATGTAGATCTTTGAGAGGTCACAGGTGTTTTAGGTGGAGTAGAAGATCCTTGCCTGTTCCTTTGAGTGGTTTGCATTGTTTGATGGCACACCGTCAATTTTCTGTTGTTCGTGACGAGAGCTCTGGTTTCGTTTACAGGTTTTAGAACCTGATAAAATTCCTTGAACTTTCAGACTGTGCTTcttgaatgtttgtttttcagatttattttttttttcttggagcaACTTCTGGATTGTGGCAACAGTGAAAGCAAGGACCGTTTTTTCACTTTGCCTTGAGGAGGATGTTGTCTCTGTGACTTAAGCCCCTGGAATATTGTTCTTCACCTCTAAAGTGGAGTTCTTCCTTCAGTGATGAATGTGCAGTCACCTCTGTCTTGCAGTGCCTGATTCCTTTTTAAAGGGAGCGAGATTGGgtacaaaaagaaacaatgcaTCTCCTGGTATAAGTCTGTGCCTTTGCAACTTGCCAAAGCCATGAGTCTGTTTCCAAAATAAGTCCCTACTTCTACTTGTATTACACTAACTCTAATTCTTCTCCCCTCAGTCTAGATGGTATACTATATTCCTGAAGCTGCTAATGTATTTATTCAATACTGAGgttagaggtttttttttattattttcactaCACACTTTCTAAGCCTCTCTCAAATTCTTTATGCTTGCATGCCACTCGTTTCTCTGCAAATATCCcttatttgtaatttaaaatttctgcAGGTGTCTTTTTAACTCTTTTGCACTCCAGCGCTTTAAGCTTCATCTAAGAGTGACCATGGAACATCCTGGGGCTCCTGCTCATTCTCAAAGGTTACCTTTTCGTTTGCTGTAGCGCATGGGCTTTGTGCTGCATTGCTCAGAGCCACGTAACAAGCCCTGTAGTTCTGCCATCTCCTAACTATCCCTAAATGGAAGGCTTCCATCGCTCCTCCGAGACTGACTTCTTTCTTGTTGATAATCTGTGCCTTCTTTCAACCTTTTCAGCTGGATTTGATTTCCAGTTTCCAGCCAAACACAGTTGGTGTTACCCTCTCCAGCTTTGTTCTCTGCTCTCCTCGTGCTCTTCATAAAACAGTGCATGTTCTGGTTgatgcacagcagtgctggaggtgcaAACCCACCTAAAATTGTTCATGAATGTTGTGAGAAATAAGGTCTGATTTTTACATGTACAAGTTTCTCTCCCTAATCTGGAAAGAAGGTGAAGGTCACGTTTCTGTGTGCCTTGAACTGAAGTTTGTAGAGATCCAGGAACAACACCTCTATGGGCAGGGGGCTGAGTTCTTGCTCTTTGCTTCCCCATCTTGATCTTCCTCGTGTTGTGCTCCAGCCTGCTTGCTTCCCTTGATCCAGCTTCTTTCTGAAGCAGCCTGGTGGCACTTTACACCACTTTTGTGTTGTGTCTGTCTCTGTATCTATGCTTATTCTCCAGCAAACCagtcatttttcagaattaaaactAGTTTGCTGTTAGTTCGGCCCAGCTAACTGTGTTAGAGGACATTATTTTTGATTCTGAAGTGTAAAGAATGTCTGGAAATTGATTCCTTTGTATTTGGCAGCAAAGTTCTCATTAGTTCCTCATGCACCAGGATTTAATCTGTGGAACTCAAAACTTGCAGTTAAAAGCACTGCTGAATCTCAAAGTGCTAAATCTTGGTCAGTGCTTAAATCTTGAATGAAAGAATAATATTGACCTGCTTTGGCTGAGTATATATCACAGTCTTATGTTTGCAgccacatttattttccaaatattaacTGCGTAGCACAGCTTTTTATAGTTATGTGCATTGCTAGCCATTGTGTTGGCAGGGGAGGTTGCAGTGATGGGATACCAGTGCTTGATTTCTAATCCTGTGCAGAGTGTGTGGCTGTGGGAAATGCACTGCAGCATAGGCATTATTTTAGGTCACATCACAGGttgttacatttaaaaaaaaaaacaaaaacaggaggtttggtgttttttaattcttgtcACCCAAATATACGGGGACCATAGtgt encodes:
- the MRGBP gene encoding MRG/MORF4L-binding protein (The sequence of the model RefSeq protein was modified relative to this genomic sequence to represent the inferred CDS: added 52 bases not found in genome assembly), whose amino-acid sequence is MGEAEGGAAAAVEKPPLPAAAAASAPEPGVPAEEAVVVWSPEVEVCLFHAMLGHKPVGVNRHFHMICIRDKFSQNIGRQISSKVIWDHLSTMYDMQALHESEILPFPNMEKNFILPDELIQEVREGKVMIEEEVKEEIKEEMETHAGPEEVFAPSGSLGKTTEKPSSKEKEKTSSDSGSKEGSDKRKRNRVTEKVLNANSNPSSPSAAKRRRT